The following are from one region of the Rosistilla carotiformis genome:
- the trpB gene encoding tryptophan synthase subunit beta: MSGTLPKALSPQSVPDSAGRFGSFGGRFVPETLTRALDELVAEYDKAKADPSFQEELDGLWKTFVGRPSPLYFARRLTESCGGAQIWLKREDLNHTGAHKINNTLGQALLTLRMGKTRVIAETGAGQHGVATATACAHFGLPCVVYMGAEDIRRQKPNVFAMKLLGAEIRAVESGSRTLRDAVNEAMRDWMSSVEDTHYIIGSVIGPHPFPMMVRDFQSVIGREARAQSLEAFDGKLPDCVVACVGGGSNAAGIFAPFVADDGVRLVGVEAGGRSSEPGQHASPLTFGRPGVLHGSYSYVMQDDDGQTCDVHSMSAGLDYPGVGPEHSYWKDTGRAEYIQCRDDEAMKAFDMLAKSEGILPALESSHAIAKAMEVAAQMGPEQNVVVCLSGRGDKDAMELARLRGEEW; this comes from the coding sequence ATGTCAGGCACCCTGCCCAAGGCACTCAGCCCTCAATCTGTTCCCGATTCGGCGGGCCGTTTTGGTTCGTTTGGCGGTCGTTTTGTTCCCGAAACACTCACCCGAGCATTGGACGAACTTGTCGCGGAATACGACAAAGCGAAAGCGGATCCGTCGTTTCAAGAGGAGCTCGATGGGCTGTGGAAGACATTTGTCGGCCGCCCCTCGCCACTCTACTTTGCTCGGCGGCTGACCGAATCCTGCGGCGGTGCTCAAATCTGGCTCAAACGCGAAGATCTGAACCACACCGGCGCGCATAAGATCAACAACACCCTAGGCCAAGCGCTGCTGACGCTGCGGATGGGCAAGACGCGCGTGATTGCCGAGACCGGTGCCGGCCAGCACGGCGTCGCCACCGCGACCGCGTGCGCTCACTTTGGCTTGCCATGTGTGGTCTACATGGGGGCTGAAGACATTCGCCGCCAGAAGCCGAATGTGTTTGCGATGAAACTGCTTGGGGCGGAGATCCGAGCTGTCGAAAGCGGTTCGCGAACACTCCGCGACGCCGTCAACGAAGCGATGCGCGACTGGATGAGCAGCGTCGAAGACACGCACTACATCATTGGATCGGTGATCGGTCCGCATCCCTTCCCGATGATGGTCCGCGATTTCCAATCGGTGATCGGCCGCGAAGCCCGCGCCCAGAGCCTGGAAGCTTTCGACGGTAAGCTGCCCGATTGCGTGGTCGCGTGCGTCGGCGGTGGCAGCAACGCCGCGGGCATCTTCGCTCCTTTTGTCGCCGACGACGGCGTCCGCTTGGTCGGCGTCGAAGCCGGGGGACGCAGCAGCGAGCCAGGCCAACACGCCTCGCCCCTGACCTTCGGCCGTCCCGGCGTCCTGCACGGCAGTTACAGCTATGTGATGCAGGACGACGACGGCCAAACTTGCGATGTCCATTCGATGTCGGCGGGACTCGACTACCCCGGCGTCGGACCGGAGCACAGCTACTGGAAGGATACCGGCCGAGCGGAATATATCCAGTGCCGCGACGACGAAGCGATGAAGGCGTTCGATATGCTGGCCAAAAGCGAAGGGATTCTGCCGGCGCTAGAGAGCAGTCACGCGATCGCTAAGGCGATGGAAGTGGCGGCTCAGATGGGCCCCGAGCAAAACGTGGTCGTCTGTCTGTCGGGGCGCGGCGACAAGGATGCGATGGAGCTGGCGCGGTTGCGCGGCGAGGAATGGTAA
- the mutM gene encoding bifunctional DNA-formamidopyrimidine glycosylase/DNA-(apurinic or apyrimidinic site) lyase, producing the protein MPELPEVETMRRGILPIVGATISSVQRPPCHCRPISIKPRIDHLDRRASGRTITDIDRLGKRVVIHLDDGQAIVIEPRMSGLVLLADPPGIEHLRLRIELAGVTHRELLFWDRRGLGTVRLLSTEELRALVTERLGPDALQISADQLREALRASRRAIKVALLDQSVVAGIGNLYAAEILHLAGVDPRTRCDQLSGPQWQRIQAAIGQILETAIRHEGSTLSDGTYRNALNDPGNYQSQHQVYDRADQTCYRCDRGPITRIVQAQRSTFYCPTCQQKRGLHESLADYRS; encoded by the coding sequence ATGCCTGAATTGCCCGAAGTCGAAACGATGCGCCGCGGTATCCTGCCGATCGTGGGAGCCACGATTTCCAGCGTCCAGCGGCCGCCGTGCCATTGCCGGCCGATCTCGATCAAGCCGCGGATCGATCATTTGGACCGGCGAGCCAGCGGCCGAACGATCACCGACATCGATCGACTGGGAAAACGAGTCGTGATCCATTTGGACGATGGCCAAGCGATCGTGATCGAACCGCGGATGAGCGGCTTGGTGCTGCTGGCCGATCCGCCGGGGATCGAACATCTGCGGCTGAGGATCGAATTGGCAGGCGTCACGCATCGCGAGCTGCTGTTTTGGGATCGCCGCGGACTGGGGACCGTTCGGCTGCTGTCGACCGAGGAATTGCGGGCGTTGGTCACCGAGCGACTGGGGCCCGACGCGCTGCAGATCTCGGCCGACCAGTTGCGCGAGGCGCTGCGAGCCAGCCGACGAGCGATCAAGGTGGCGCTGTTGGACCAGAGCGTGGTCGCCGGAATCGGTAACCTCTACGCCGCGGAGATCTTGCATTTGGCTGGCGTCGACCCGCGCACGCGGTGCGATCAATTGAGCGGCCCGCAGTGGCAGCGGATCCAAGCGGCGATCGGTCAGATTCTGGAGACCGCGATCCGGCACGAGGGATCCACTCTTTCGGATGGCACCTACCGCAACGCGCTCAACGACCCGGGCAATTACCAGAGCCAACACCAGGTTTACGATCGCGCCGATCAAACGTGTTACCGGTGCGATCGAGGGCCGATCACGCGAATCGTGCAAGCTCAACGCAGCACGTTTTATTGCCCCACGTGCCAACAGAAACGAGGCCTGCACGAATCGTTGGCCGATTATCGATCCTAG
- a CDS encoding PSD1 and planctomycete cytochrome C domain-containing protein produces MVARTIRSLAFIAILLAQASAADKPPEVLAGESEVLFVRRIAPMFREKCLGCHGQDPEAIEGGIDFRAIAPLMAGGDSGAAGISPGKPEASAIYLAAAREEETFSAMPPKESEALSDEQLRWLGRWIETGARWPSDERALAIEAEYADTWSAEDGVKVKTSGGLDTNWTNRRYDPAGLWAYQPVAAPVWRDNNEEAFPTAKGDQVDHFIDLAMPDGIAVAPRADRRTLIRRATFDLTGLPPTLDEIACFLSDPADDKTAFRSLVDRLLASPHYGERMAQHWLDVTRYADSSGFANDYQRGNAWRYRDYVIRSFNEDKPYDQFIRQQIAGDEIEPDDPESVVAVGFLRMGPWELTGMEVAKVARMRFLDDVTNSVGETFLGQSLQCCRCHDHKFDPIPTRDYYSIQAVFATTQLAERATTFLETENLSGFEEKTYLDQQHKQYTRTQQMLDDLLLENAEKWYDDIVPFRTANDRTDDQPTVAEQKATMKQRWNDSVAKVKQNRSGRGVFAAARNSLLSAGVDPQEIPPVRVGFTPQQFGLERVSRKGMQRLQWEFDRYQPFAHSVYNGHTPSMTSVSQPLRIPKDRTHGELEKSVIHTGGDPFSEGEPVAAGVLSVIEDQVPAAIPQTIDGRRTALADWIADSKNPLTTRVIANRIWQWHFGRAIAGNPNNFGSTGKRPTHPELLDWLAGELVAGGWSIKNLHRRIMNSDTYCRSTQYTPATQASGTQGAPTLDRDALARASNAYAVYLPRRLSAEELRDSMLRVSGELNPAVGGIPCRPIINAEVALQPRQVMGTFAAAWTPNPKPHQRNRRSIYVLKLRGLVTPELEVFNAPSPDFSCERRDTSTVTPQVFAMFNSRNTHARARALASDTLQSTSSPTEAIRVIYQRLFGRKATADEIERSVKHWQRIESMLPGTAEPVEPPAHEIVREAVEENTGERFRFTETRHAIDDFQPDIEPSEMAPKTRALADVCLVLMNSNEFVYVY; encoded by the coding sequence ATGGTCGCCCGAACAATCCGATCGCTGGCTTTTATTGCGATCCTCCTCGCGCAGGCAAGCGCTGCGGACAAACCACCTGAAGTTCTTGCCGGCGAAAGTGAAGTCCTCTTTGTCCGCCGAATTGCACCGATGTTTCGCGAGAAGTGTCTCGGCTGCCACGGCCAGGATCCCGAGGCGATCGAAGGCGGAATCGACTTTCGCGCGATCGCTCCATTAATGGCCGGAGGCGATAGTGGCGCAGCGGGCATCTCGCCGGGGAAACCCGAAGCGAGTGCGATCTATTTGGCGGCGGCGCGAGAGGAGGAAACATTCTCTGCGATGCCACCCAAAGAAAGCGAAGCCCTCAGCGATGAACAGCTCCGGTGGCTCGGTCGTTGGATTGAAACGGGAGCCCGCTGGCCTTCGGATGAACGTGCGCTCGCAATCGAAGCGGAATACGCCGACACGTGGTCGGCCGAAGACGGCGTGAAGGTCAAAACATCCGGCGGGCTCGATACCAACTGGACCAACCGGCGATACGATCCGGCGGGACTGTGGGCCTACCAACCGGTCGCAGCCCCGGTGTGGCGAGATAATAACGAGGAAGCCTTTCCGACTGCGAAAGGCGACCAGGTCGATCACTTTATCGACCTGGCGATGCCCGACGGGATCGCCGTCGCACCACGAGCGGACCGCCGGACGCTGATCCGGCGGGCGACCTTCGATCTGACCGGACTACCACCGACGCTCGACGAGATCGCTTGCTTCCTCAGCGACCCAGCGGATGACAAAACCGCCTTTCGCTCGCTCGTCGACCGCTTGCTCGCTTCACCTCATTACGGCGAACGGATGGCCCAACATTGGCTCGACGTGACGCGCTACGCCGACTCGTCCGGCTTCGCTAACGATTACCAGCGGGGCAACGCCTGGCGATACCGCGACTATGTCATTCGATCGTTTAACGAAGACAAACCCTACGATCAATTTATCCGCCAGCAGATCGCGGGGGACGAGATCGAGCCCGACGACCCGGAAAGCGTCGTCGCCGTGGGGTTCCTTCGCATGGGCCCTTGGGAATTGACCGGCATGGAAGTCGCCAAGGTCGCCCGAATGCGATTCCTCGACGACGTGACCAACAGCGTGGGCGAAACGTTTCTCGGCCAGTCGCTGCAGTGCTGTCGTTGCCACGATCACAAGTTCGACCCGATCCCGACGCGGGATTATTACAGTATCCAAGCCGTCTTCGCGACAACACAATTGGCAGAGCGAGCTACGACGTTTTTGGAAACGGAGAACTTAAGCGGTTTTGAAGAGAAGACCTATTTGGATCAACAACACAAACAATACACCCGGACGCAACAAATGCTTGATGATTTGCTGCTGGAGAATGCTGAAAAATGGTACGACGACATCGTCCCCTTTCGCACAGCGAACGATCGCACCGATGATCAGCCCACCGTCGCGGAGCAAAAGGCGACGATGAAGCAGCGATGGAACGATTCGGTTGCCAAGGTAAAACAGAATCGTTCGGGACGCGGTGTTTTTGCTGCAGCTCGCAACTCCTTGTTGTCTGCGGGAGTCGATCCACAGGAAATACCACCGGTCCGCGTCGGCTTCACTCCGCAGCAATTTGGGCTCGAACGCGTCTCTCGCAAAGGCATGCAACGGCTGCAGTGGGAATTTGATCGCTACCAACCTTTTGCCCATTCGGTCTACAACGGGCACACGCCATCGATGACATCCGTCTCCCAACCGCTTCGAATTCCCAAGGATCGCACTCACGGTGAACTGGAGAAATCGGTGATCCACACCGGTGGCGATCCGTTTTCCGAGGGTGAACCTGTCGCGGCGGGGGTGTTGAGCGTGATCGAGGATCAGGTACCTGCAGCGATTCCGCAAACGATCGACGGTCGCCGAACGGCGCTGGCCGATTGGATCGCCGACTCGAAAAATCCGCTCACCACGCGCGTCATTGCCAACCGAATCTGGCAGTGGCATTTTGGTCGTGCGATCGCGGGGAATCCCAATAACTTTGGGTCGACGGGCAAGCGTCCCACGCATCCCGAATTGCTCGATTGGTTAGCCGGTGAACTGGTGGCTGGCGGTTGGTCGATCAAGAACCTGCACCGCAGGATCATGAATTCCGACACCTATTGCCGCAGCACCCAATACACGCCGGCAACGCAAGCAAGTGGAACGCAAGGCGCCCCAACATTGGATCGCGACGCACTCGCCCGCGCGTCCAACGCCTATGCCGTCTACCTGCCACGACGCTTGAGTGCGGAAGAGCTGCGCGATTCGATGCTGCGTGTCAGTGGCGAGTTAAATCCCGCGGTCGGTGGCATTCCCTGTCGACCGATCATCAATGCGGAGGTCGCATTGCAACCGCGTCAGGTGATGGGCACCTTTGCTGCGGCATGGACACCAAATCCCAAGCCACACCAACGCAACCGCCGCTCGATCTACGTTTTAAAACTTCGCGGCTTGGTCACGCCCGAACTCGAAGTCTTTAACGCGCCATCGCCCGACTTTTCCTGCGAGCGACGCGACACATCGACCGTCACGCCGCAGGTGTTTGCGATGTTTAACAGCCGCAACACACACGCCCGCGCGCGGGCGTTGGCAAGCGATACGTTGCAAAGCACCTCCTCCCCGACCGAAGCAATCCGCGTGATCTATCAGCGATTGTTTGGTCGCAAAGCGACAGCGGACGAGATCGAACGATCGGTGAAGCATTGGCAGCGGATCGAATCGATGCTGCCAGGGACCGCGGAACCGGTCGAACCGCCAGCGCACGAAATCGTCCGCGAAGCGGTTGAGGAGAACACGGGCGAGCGTTTCCGTTTTACCGAAACGCGACACGCCATCGACGACTTCCAACCCGATATCGAACCAAGCGAAATGGCTCCAAAGACAAGGGCCTTAGCCGATGTTTGTTTAGTGCTGATGAACAGCAACGAGTTCGTTTATGTGTACTGA
- a CDS encoding sulfatase produces MMIKRTLIWACSIAIILGVSTPQSDADQAARGRKPHIVFIMADDLGWSDVGYNGAEFYETPNIDALCRSGMEFTDAYPGAANCMPSRSCIMSGMYTPRTKMWTPGMVSKGEQRFMKLLVPSRQKPKGDGKIPTVGSLDPEVFSLARLLKQVDYKTLHLGKWHLGSGSGLGFDRNDVDGRGAGLEKDHKFYGNKNVAQWLTDAAVEYIAENKDDPFFIYLNHFDVHTPINARAAVVDKYKKKLESKKWSRNWNPVYAAMIEAVDTSVGRLLQAIQENGIQEETLVIFTSDNGGYGGATWNVPLKGSKGGFYEGGIRTPLCMSWPGTIKPGTVCDTPVTGVDYMPTFAELTGAPLGTDQALDGVSIVPLMMGKAIAPRAIYWHYPLYLHGKVQVKPVYGTDRMYWRGTPCSVVRMGDWKLMEFFETGSIELYNLRNDLGESTDLANQHPDKAAELLKRLKKWQVETQADIPGTLNPDFDPDYVQAVKKRAR; encoded by the coding sequence ATGATGATCAAACGGACATTAATTTGGGCATGCAGCATCGCGATCATTCTGGGCGTCTCCACGCCGCAGTCCGATGCGGATCAGGCGGCACGCGGTCGGAAGCCCCATATCGTCTTCATCATGGCCGACGATTTGGGCTGGTCGGACGTCGGCTACAACGGCGCGGAGTTTTACGAAACGCCGAACATCGATGCGCTCTGTCGGTCGGGGATGGAGTTCACCGATGCATATCCTGGTGCTGCGAACTGCATGCCCTCGCGGTCCTGCATCATGAGCGGAATGTATACGCCGCGGACGAAGATGTGGACTCCCGGAATGGTCTCCAAAGGAGAGCAGCGTTTCATGAAGTTGTTGGTTCCCAGCAGGCAGAAGCCAAAAGGAGACGGCAAGATCCCAACCGTTGGTAGCTTGGACCCCGAGGTCTTTTCGCTGGCCCGCTTGCTGAAACAAGTCGACTACAAAACGTTGCACCTGGGCAAGTGGCACCTCGGTTCAGGCAGCGGGCTCGGCTTCGACAGGAACGATGTCGACGGTCGGGGGGCTGGCTTGGAGAAGGATCACAAATTTTACGGCAACAAGAACGTCGCCCAGTGGCTGACCGATGCCGCGGTCGAATATATCGCTGAAAACAAAGACGATCCGTTTTTTATCTACCTGAACCATTTCGACGTTCACACGCCGATCAACGCCCGTGCGGCGGTCGTCGATAAATACAAGAAGAAGCTGGAATCGAAAAAGTGGAGCCGGAACTGGAACCCCGTTTACGCTGCGATGATCGAAGCGGTCGATACATCGGTGGGGCGGCTGTTGCAAGCGATCCAAGAGAACGGAATTCAGGAGGAGACGCTGGTGATCTTTACGTCCGACAACGGCGGATATGGCGGCGCGACCTGGAACGTACCGTTAAAAGGCTCCAAGGGGGGATTCTACGAAGGCGGTATTCGCACGCCGCTTTGCATGAGTTGGCCCGGGACGATCAAGCCGGGAACCGTCTGCGATACGCCGGTGACGGGTGTCGATTACATGCCGACGTTTGCCGAATTGACGGGGGCGCCGCTGGGGACCGACCAGGCGTTGGACGGCGTCTCGATCGTGCCGCTGATGATGGGCAAGGCGATCGCCCCGCGCGCGATCTACTGGCACTATCCGTTGTACCTGCATGGAAAAGTGCAGGTGAAGCCGGTCTACGGCACCGATCGGATGTATTGGCGAGGGACGCCTTGCAGCGTCGTCCGGATGGGCGATTGGAAGCTGATGGAGTTTTTTGAGACCGGATCGATCGAGCTCTATAACCTGCGAAACGATTTGGGCGAAAGCACCGATCTCGCCAATCAACATCCCGACAAGGCGGCCGAGTTGTTGAAGCGGCTCAAAAAGTGGCAGGTCGAAACGCAGGCCGATATCCCCGGGACGCTCAACCCTGATTTCGATCCCGATTACGTGCAAGCGGTTAAAAAGAGAGCAAGGTGA